In the Symphalangus syndactylus isolate Jambi chromosome 17, NHGRI_mSymSyn1-v2.1_pri, whole genome shotgun sequence genome, AGGAAGGACTGAACCACACGCACACAGCACATACACCTGCACTGTCTGCTGAAAGAACAAATGACATTCCAGTAGAAATCAGCACACCtggacgggcgtggtggctcacacctgtaatcccagcactttgggaggccgagacgggtggatcatgaggtcaggagttcaagaccagcctggccaacatggtgaaatcctgtctctactgaaaatacaaaaattagctgggtagggtggcacgtgcctgtaatcccagctactcgggaggctgaggcaggagaattgcttcaaccgggacccgggaggcagaggtagcagtgagccaagatcacgccactgcactccagcctgggctacagagcaacactgtctcaaaaaaaaaaagaaatcagcacaCCTAATATtcaaatcttggtttctaaaaaCCATTCCCCAACTAAAAAGGACCAGGACTCCTTGAAGAAGTGGCCCATTCCACAGTTGGGGAAAGGAAAGCATGACATAAACCCAAAAgataagaacaaacaaaaaagccaaaaagtaagaaaatactcAGAAAATAATAAGGACATATCAAAGGACATTAGAGTCAGCTTGCATTGGTCAAATTCGCAgataatttgagcatcaaaatgaATAATGAGTTACAACTTATTGTATAACATAAGAACCCATGAGTCAATGTTAGTGCTGAATAAACCACTAATAAAAAGGAGAAGGGAAATTTCTTTCTAATAGTAGAATGACAACTATTAAAACTAACatattttggccgggtgcagtggctcacgcctgtaatcccagcacttcaggaggccgaagcgggcagatcacctgaggtcaggagttcgagaccagcctgaccaacatggcaaaaccccgtttctactaaaaacacaaaaaaattagccggaagtagtaatgcatgcctgtaatcctagctactcaggaggctgaagcatgagaatcgctcgaacctgggaggtgaaggttgcagtgagccaagatcacgccactgcactccatctcaaaaaaaaaaaattcctaaatgtGATCACTGTCCTGTGGTTATATAAGAATGTCCTTGTTTTTACAAGATAACATGCTGAAGGAATAAAGGGTCCTGATGTCTGCAACATActtacaaaaagattttttttaaacagtgatgatggccgggcacagtggctcacacctgtaatcccagcactttgggaggcccaggtgggcagatcacctgaggtcaggagttcaagaccagcctggccaacatggtgaaacccccatctctacaaaaatacaaaaaaaattagctgggcatgatggcaggtgcctgtaatctcagctacttgagaggggaggtggaagaatcacttgaaccgggagggagaggttgcagtgagcgagatggcaccattgcactccagcctgggtgacagagagactccatctcaaaacaaaaaaaaacaaaaaaacaaagcgaTGATAACATGTATATAAAAAGTGACAGGGCCAGATGTAGtgactcaagcctataatcccaacactttgggaggccaaagtaggtggatttcttgagcccagaggtttgagaccagcctgggcaagatggcaagactgcctctacaaaaaacttaaaaatgagcctagcatggtggtgtgcacatgtagtcccagctactcaggagtctgaggtgggaagatcacttgagcccaggaatttgaggcagcAGTAAacaatgattgtgccactgcactccagcctgagcgacagagcaagattttgtctcaaaaaacaaaaacaaaaaaaaagagtacactgGTGTTTACTGGCAAAATCAAAGCTAAAATTTCTAGTTCAAGTGACTTATCTActcaatacaatttaaaaaaaaaatctcaacattgTTTTCCATATGACTATGTAATGCcaataataattattgtttaCCAAGACATCTCAAGAGAAggataaagaagataaaaaaaaagttggtaatAAACTCAAAAAAATTACTGTGAGTGGTTGGTTCATTTTTGCCTTGGCAATAAGGCTGAGTCAAAGACAGAATGACATAATTCCTTTCCTTGATCCCTCTATGGATAAGAATATGCTTATTTTCCTAAACTGTGTCTTTtccaatctctcttttttttttttttctgagacggagttttgctcttgttgcccaggctggagtacaacagctcactgcaacttccacctccccggttcaagcttCAACTTCCTgcttcaacttcctgagtagctgggattctcctgcttcaacttcctgagtagctgggattataggcatgcgccaccacgcccagctaattttgtatttttagtagagacgggtttctccatgttggtcagcctggtcttgaactcccgacttcaggtgatccgcctgcctccacctcccaaagtgctgggattacaggggtgagccaccacacccggctccaATCTCTTTATTTAGAAATCCTTTCCTAAGACCATTCCAAATTTCTGAACACAAAGCCTCAAATGGCTTCACTTGATCTGGCTAACTCCATTTCACtggcatgcatgcattcattcattcatacatctgacaaagatttATTGAGCTCCAACTAAGTAGTGGGCCCAATTCTCTTTCACCAGAGATACAACAGTGAAAAGACAAATTCCCTGCCTCATAAAGCTTACATTCTATTACGGAAGACAGACAACATacagataaattaaaatgtaatatataagcaccgtaataaaaaattttaaatgaagcatGACACAGGGATATAGCAACGGGAGAAGGGTAATCCTATGCAAAGAGATAGCATTTAAACAGAGATGTGAAGTAACAGAATGAGACATGAGAATGTCTAAAATAGGAACAGCAAACTCCCAAAGAGGTGAGCAAATTCAGCACACTAGAGACAAACCCCAAACTTACTTTACTGTATGTAGAGAGTTGATTCTTTAGGCTCTGACAATGCATCATGGTTCCAAGGGCTACTTGCTGGACCAActgttgaaattttaaatttctggaaacaaaatCCGTCTCACAGTTTACCTGTGGGAACAAATTGATATAGCTGTATAAGCTGTTTAATGATAATTTCCAAAAGTGCCTTAAGGCTGGAGAGTAAATCAAGATACTGATAGAACAAGCTACagactcaacagaaaaaaaaatgactccaaAATTTTAAAGCTACAGTTCCTCTCCTAGCCTGAAACAGAATGAAGTGATTCATGTTGGGCCAGTGAGTTAGCAATAGCCTGTATATTCAGAAGATGGTTCAATAATGTCCTGAAGGACTCACCACAAGTTCACCACTTACCTATGTCCGCACACCATCACCTCATTCTCCAGCCATCCCAACTCCAAACCACTTATGCTATTATCTTGTTTATCCCCATCGCTCACTCTAAACTAATCCACATCTGACTCTTCACCAATTATGGCCCCCAAACCTCCTCTAAAATACCTACTCTCTATTCAGCAACAATTAATATAATTAACTTTGTAATCTAACTGTTCCAGGAAACAATCAGTGACAAGGGGTAAGGCTGCACCAGACTCACATTCAGGAGTAATATTCTAGACTGCCAGGCCATTTCTCATCAACACACCAGGACATTTCTATACTTAAACGAATTCGTAACTAATACCTGAGGTTTCATGAGTTTAACTTCAGCTACCCTTTATGGTTCTTAAACAGATCTCTTCTTCAACAACAGGCCCCTTTAGGGCCTACTACAAGCTTTACACCCAAGGGACAGCTGTTCTCGGTATCTAGAATTTCCAACAATTCACCTCTACTAATACAGTTGTGTTTCCTTCCTGCAACAGCCCAATCAGGCCTTCTTTGGTCTTCCTCCCTTGGAGCTTGGCAGCTTTGCTCCAGCCCTCCTTCTGGGCCTCCTTGTGGAGCCAGATCTCTGCCTAtaaattgagaagaaaaagagcaGACAACAAAGTCACAGAATTTAGAACTAAATGTAGTCCTAAGATATGCTCAGGTTTCCTGATTCTCTAAATTCTCTAACAGAAACTAAAGTAATCTATCATTTACTGGCAGTCTACCACTAAACCAAATAC is a window encoding:
- the TSFM gene encoding elongation factor Ts, mitochondrial isoform X5 — translated: MSLLRSLRVFLVARTGSHPAGSLLRQSPQPRHTFHAGPRLSASASSKELLMKLRRKTGYSFVNCKKALETCGGDLKQAEIWLHKEAQKEGWSKAAKLQGRKTKEGLIGLLQEGNTTVLVEVNCETDFVSRNLKFQQLVQQVALGTMMHCQSLKNQLSTYSKENWEKT